AGGGTAAAACTTGTAAAATTGAATATATCAATAAAATAACTCAACTAAGTAAAGATATTTTGACTACTAAAAATGCAGATGAATTCGATCGTTTAATTACAAAACATGAGCTTTTAATATCTGAATTATTGGGGCAAAAATGTGTTAAAGAAAACTTATTTCCCGATTTTAATGGTTCTGTAAAATCACTCGGAGCCTGGGGAGGAGATTTTGTTATGATACGAAGTTCTTTGAGCAAAATCGATATACATTCTTATTTTTATAAAGCGGGACTAAGTACAATAATATCCTGGAAAGAAATGATACTAAGCACAAACTAAATAATTACTTACTAAATGATGATAGATAGTTCAAATTCAGGATCTGTAAGTTGGAAAAGTCCTTCAAATATTGCTTTAATTAAATATTGGGGCAAGAAAGGAAATCAATTGCCTTGTAATCCTTCAATAAGTATGAGCTTACAAAATTCTCTTTCACAAACAAAACTAAGCTATAAACCAAAAACTAAAGGAAATCAGTTAAGCTTTTTGTTCGAAGGAAAGAGACAAATAGCTTTTGAACAGCGCATTGCAAAGTTTTTTGAGAACTTGTCCGATCATTTTCAATTTCTAAACGATTTTCAATTTTCTATTTCTTCTGAAAATACATTTCCACATTCTGCTGGTATTGCCAGTTCGGCATCGGCAATGAGTTCTTTAGCTCTTTGTTTATGTAGCATGGAAGAAGCAGTAATGGGTGCAAAAATGAATGAAGCTACGTTTTACCAAAAAGCCAGCACCATTGCCCGATTAGGCTCTGGAAGTGCATCTCGATCTGTTTATGGTGGTTTTGTAGCTTGGGGTAAAAGCAATTCTTTTTCCAACTCTTTTAATGAGTATGCAGTTCCTTTTTCGCAATATACACATCCTGTTTTTCAGGATTATCAGGATACAATTTTGCTGGTTAGTTCTAAAAAGAAGGAAATCTCTAGTTCGGTAGGACATCAATTAATGAATAATCATCCTTATGCATCGTCTCGTTTTGCTCAGGCAAATACAAATTTTGATAGAATGTTGGCTGTATTGCAATCGGGTAATCTAGACGAATTTATCGAGATTATGGAAAATGAAGCATTAAGCCTGCATGCTTTAATGATGAATTCGACACCTTCCTACACTTTACTAAAACCAAATACACTTGAATTAATCGAAAGAATTAAATCTTTTCGTTTAAGCACTAAGCTTCCTATTGGCTTTACTTTAGATGCAGGACCTAATATACATTTACTATATCCTAAATCGGAAAAGGAAAAAATATTGCCCTTTATCGATTCTGAATTAAGTCTGTTTCTTGAAAATGGAAAATACATTATTGATAAATCAGGAGAAGGACCAAAAAAACTAAAAATTTAAAGAACAGTGAGAATACATCCTAACATATTTTACGCAAAAATATTACTCTTTGGCGAATACAGTGTTTTACTTAACTCGATGGGTTTAAGTATTCCATACACTCATTTTAAAGGTGAATTAAGTTTTATTGGCGACGATAAATATACCGATCGTAATTTTGCAAAAAGATCCAATTCAGAGCTTCTTAAATTTTTAGAATATCTTAAAAGTAATGCTAGTAAATATGGCACTTTACTTAATTTATCTGCTTTTGAGAAAGATATCCACAATGGTTTGTATTTTGAATCGAGTATTCCGGAAAGTTATGGTTTAGGTAGTTCCGGTGCTTTATGTGCTTCTATTTACAAGAAATATGGAATTAAGCCAATTGGCAACAACAAAAAATTACAAAATGGTGAAATTATTCAGTTAAAGAATATTCTATCTCAATTGGAATCGGGTTTTCATGGTAAAAGTTCAGGTT
This genomic interval from uncultured Marinifilum sp. contains the following:
- a CDS encoding diphosphomevalonate decarboxylase, which codes for MIDSSNSGSVSWKSPSNIALIKYWGKKGNQLPCNPSISMSLQNSLSQTKLSYKPKTKGNQLSFLFEGKRQIAFEQRIAKFFENLSDHFQFLNDFQFSISSENTFPHSAGIASSASAMSSLALCLCSMEEAVMGAKMNEATFYQKASTIARLGSGSASRSVYGGFVAWGKSNSFSNSFNEYAVPFSQYTHPVFQDYQDTILLVSSKKKEISSSVGHQLMNNHPYASSRFAQANTNFDRMLAVLQSGNLDEFIEIMENEALSLHALMMNSTPSYTLLKPNTLELIERIKSFRLSTKLPIGFTLDAGPNIHLLYPKSEKEKILPFIDSELSLFLENGKYIIDKSGEGPKKLKI